In Diorhabda carinulata isolate Delta chromosome 6, icDioCari1.1, whole genome shotgun sequence, a single genomic region encodes these proteins:
- the LOC130895309 gene encoding facilitated trehalose transporter Tret1-like isoform X3: MTNINIDNTNSVETKYIPKDGKNFIELVPENVVRRSDTLYLYFVVIIGVIPSFTIGACTGWLSPVMVKLQSNDTSVNPLARPITTFEVSLCFAVPGILSIIGTSILPKIGDIFGRKKSMMCFCIGLFLSIIGLAFSKNITVMILFHTLIGIFLCAYYNLAPIYLTEICENHNRGKFGCLFTFFVPIGELASFIIGPMISYTVFTLLTAIPLIPFSLFLLAPESPVYLLTKGENQHCMKSLKQLRNNKTEEELNSDFNEISKTLILDDKMKEARLVRLFSSKECRLGLILGSLPSLVQIFCGVPIIMSLLAPIFNHSGSNLSGETIAIIVALIKTVSFGFTSFVVEKSGRRKLLIASSLGMGSAISVLGIFFYLNSIKSLLILQFKWVPLVGVLVYIVSYSIGVGTLPLVIIGELFVSELRTSAFAFIMAVSGVLYTIYSASYPLAAEMIGVHWCMGIFGFASFTGGLLIYLYLPETKGRSILEIQNLLKHYN, from the exons atgacaaatattaACATCGATAATACGAATTCCGTTGAAACGAAATATATTCCAAaagatggaaaaaattttattgagttaGTACCCGAAAATGTAGTCCGAAGATCAGATacattgtatttatattttgttgtcATCATAG GAGTTATACCTTCATTCACAATAGGAGCTTGTACGGGGTGGTTATCACCCGTCATGGTCAAGTTGCAATCAAATGACACAAGTGTGAATCCACTAGCCCGACCAATAACGACATTTGAAGTATCTCTCTGTTTTGCCGTACCAGGAATTCTATCAATTATTGGAACAAGCATATTACCTAAAATAGGCGACATATTTGGAAGAAAGAAAAGTATGATGTGTTTTTgtattggtttatttttatctataataGGTCTAGCATTTAGTAAAAATATCACTGTCATGATTCTTTTTCATACGTTGATTGGAATTTTCCTTTGTGCATATTACAATCTTGCCCCTATATATTTAACAGAGATTTGTGAAAATCACAATAGGGGTAAATTTGGATGTCTCTTTACATTCTTTGTACCGATTGGAGAACTAGCTTCCTTCATAATTGGTCCAATGATTAGTTATACCGTTTTCACGCTTCTGACAGCGATTCCGCTGATACCATTCTCATTATTCCTCTTAGCACCTGAAAGTCCAGTGTATTTGTTAACAAAAGGAGAAAATCAGCATTGTATGAAATCATTGAAACAACTGCGTaataataaaacagaagaagaattaaactcCGATTTCAATGAAATCTCGAAAACATTAATATTAGATGATAAAATGAAAGAAGCTCGTTTGGTTCGACTTTTTAGTTCAAAAGAATGTAGACTAGGACTCATTTTAGGCTCCTTACCATCActtgtacaaattttttgcGGTGTACCCATAATAATGTCATTGCTGGCTCCAATTTTCAATCATTCTGGTTCTAATTTATCCGGTGAAACAATAGCAATCATTGTAGCATTGATAAAAACAGTAAGTTTCGGTTTCACTTCTTTTGTCGTTGAAAAATCTGGCAGAAGAAAGTTACTAATCGCCTCATCTCTTGGAATGGGATCTGCTATTTCAGTTCTGggtatatttttctatttaaactcaataaaatcacttttgatCCTTCAGTTCAAGTGGGTACCACTTGTAGGAGTTTTAGTTTATATCGTTTCTTATTCTATAGGAGTCGGTACATTACCTTTGGTGATTATTGGCGAATTATTTGTTTCTGAATTGAGAACTAGTGCATTTGCTTTTATTATGGCTGTAAGTGGCGTTCTATATACCATTTACTCAGCTTCATATCCGTTGGCGGCTGAAATGATTGGAGTCCATTGGTGTATGGGTATATTTGGATTTGCTAGCTTCACAGGAGGTTTATTAATATACTTATATTTACCTGAAACAAAAGGAAGAAGCATtttggaaatacaaaatttattgaaacattataattaa
- the LOC130895309 gene encoding facilitated trehalose transporter Tret1-like isoform X6: MVKLQSNDTSVNPLARPITTFEVSLCFAVPGILSIIGTSILPKIGDIFGRKKSMMCFCIGLFLSIIGLAFSKNITVMILFHTLIGIFLCAYYNLAPIYLTEICENHNRGKFGCLFTFFVPIGELASFIIGPMISYTVFTLLTAIPLIPFSLFLLAPESPVYLLTKGENQHCMKSLKQLRNNKTEEELNSDFNEISKTLILDDKMKEARLVRLFSSKECRLGLILGSLPSLVQIFCGVPIIMSLLAPIFNHSGSNLSGETIAIIVALIKTVSFGFTSFVVEKSGRRKLLIASSLGMGSAISVLGIFFYLNSIKSLLILQFKWVPLVGVLVYIVSYSIGVGTLPLVIIGELFVSELRTSAFAFIMAVSGVLYTIYSASYPLAAEMIGVHWCMGIFGFASFTGGLLIYLYLPETKGRSILEIQNLLKHYN, from the coding sequence ATGGTCAAGTTGCAATCAAATGACACAAGTGTGAATCCACTAGCCCGACCAATAACGACATTTGAAGTATCTCTCTGTTTTGCCGTACCAGGAATTCTATCAATTATTGGAACAAGCATATTACCTAAAATAGGCGACATATTTGGAAGAAAGAAAAGTATGATGTGTTTTTgtattggtttatttttatctataataGGTCTAGCATTTAGTAAAAATATCACTGTCATGATTCTTTTTCATACGTTGATTGGAATTTTCCTTTGTGCATATTACAATCTTGCCCCTATATATTTAACAGAGATTTGTGAAAATCACAATAGGGGTAAATTTGGATGTCTCTTTACATTCTTTGTACCGATTGGAGAACTAGCTTCCTTCATAATTGGTCCAATGATTAGTTATACCGTTTTCACGCTTCTGACAGCGATTCCGCTGATACCATTCTCATTATTCCTCTTAGCACCTGAAAGTCCAGTGTATTTGTTAACAAAAGGAGAAAATCAGCATTGTATGAAATCATTGAAACAACTGCGTaataataaaacagaagaagaattaaactcCGATTTCAATGAAATCTCGAAAACATTAATATTAGATGATAAAATGAAAGAAGCTCGTTTGGTTCGACTTTTTAGTTCAAAAGAATGTAGACTAGGACTCATTTTAGGCTCCTTACCATCActtgtacaaattttttgcGGTGTACCCATAATAATGTCATTGCTGGCTCCAATTTTCAATCATTCTGGTTCTAATTTATCCGGTGAAACAATAGCAATCATTGTAGCATTGATAAAAACAGTAAGTTTCGGTTTCACTTCTTTTGTCGTTGAAAAATCTGGCAGAAGAAAGTTACTAATCGCCTCATCTCTTGGAATGGGATCTGCTATTTCAGTTCTGggtatatttttctatttaaactcaataaaatcacttttgatCCTTCAGTTCAAGTGGGTACCACTTGTAGGAGTTTTAGTTTATATCGTTTCTTATTCTATAGGAGTCGGTACATTACCTTTGGTGATTATTGGCGAATTATTTGTTTCTGAATTGAGAACTAGTGCATTTGCTTTTATTATGGCTGTAAGTGGCGTTCTATATACCATTTACTCAGCTTCATATCCGTTGGCGGCTGAAATGATTGGAGTCCATTGGTGTATGGGTATATTTGGATTTGCTAGCTTCACAGGAGGTTTATTAATATACTTATATTTACCTGAAACAAAAGGAAGAAGCATtttggaaatacaaaatttattgaaacattataattaa
- the LOC130895092 gene encoding facilitated trehalose transporter Tret1-like isoform X1, which translates to MENSNLKEVNYVPTNYEYSTTRLKAKNEDKKTDTLFLQFAVITGILLQLECSAFWVWISTAMIRMKSNDANINLLDREITPMEASLLCGIPLYFSSIVGSVLSNLADEIGRKNSLHVLGIAMLISSIGLTLSNHIYSIIIFYTIIQTISSGIWGILPVYITEICEDHNRIKYGCLMSVFTPLGQLYGNVMKLFPSLRTYSLVLAAPLIPCLVCFFFIPESPVYLLLNKKEEECIIVLKMLRSNKTENEIRQDLNEIGRSLLDTRNNKLTESIGLVKLLKRREGRIGLILASLPLYAQYFSGVFVIMPQLAPTFNKPSSKVSADTVTSIVGIIEVITFTITTLIIQKTGRKPLLMVSSMGAGIMVSIIGVYFYLEDHGYPLTDNFHWLPVICVVIYRVFYSFGLGPIPMATMSELFCPQLRVTALSFISITIGLLLTIYTTTFSLLIQNIGIHHSLWIFGFSCFLNTILFAFILPDTKGKSVVEIQEILMEYQVRK; encoded by the exons ATGGAAAATTCTAACTTGAAAGAAGTAAATTATGTTCCAACAAATTATGAATACAGTACCACAAGATTGAAGgcaaaaaatgaagataagAAAACTGATACACTTTTTCTACAATTTGCAGTTATCACAG GAATATTGCTGCAGCTAGAGTGTTCAGCATTTTGGGTATGGATTTCAACAGCTATGATCAGAATGAAATCGAATGATGCAAATATCAACCTTCTTGATAGAGAAATAACTCCTATGGAAGCCTCTCTATTATGTGGTATACCTTTATACTTCTCTTCAATTGTTGGTAGCGTACTTTCGAACTTGGCTGACGAAATAGGTAGAAAAAATAGCTTACACGTTCTGGGTATTGCAATGCTAATCAGTTCTATAGGATTGACTCTCAGCAATCacatatattcaataataatattttataccatCATTCAAACAATATCTTCTGGTATTTGGGGAATTCTGCCAGTATACATAACAGAGATTTGTGAAGATCACAACAGGATCAAGTATGGTTGCCTTATGTCAGTTTTCACACCTTTGGGTCAATTGTATGGTAATGTAATGAAGTTATTTCCCAGTTTGAGAACCTATTCTTTAGTTCTAGCTGCACCGCTAATTCCTTGTCTTGtatgtttcttttttatacCTGAAAGTCCAGTGTACTTATTACTaaataagaaagaagaagagtGTATTATAGTCTTGAAGATGTTACGAAGTAACAAGactgaaaatgaaataagacaAGATTTGAATGAAATTGGACGAAGTTTGCTAGATACAAGAAATAATAAGTTAACAGAAAGTATAGGTCTAGTAAAACTTCTCAAACGGAGAGAGGGTCGAATTGGTTTAATTTTGGCTAGTTTGCCACTTTATGCACAGTATTTTTCTGGTGTTTTTGTTATAATGCCTCAATTAGCACCAACTTTCAATAAACCAAGTTCCAAGGTATCTGCTGATACTGTGACATCAATTGTTGGTATAATTGAAGTTATTACTTTTACTATCACCActttaataatacaaaaaactgGTAGGAAACCTCTGCTGATGGTATCTTCAATGGGAGCTGGTATTATGGTATCAATAATAggagtttatttttatttggaagaTCATGGTTACCCTTTAACGGATAATTTCCATTGGTTACCAGTTATATGCGTTGTGATTTATAgagttttttattcttttggaCTTGGCCCGATACCTATGGCTACAATGAGCGAACTATTTTGTCCGCAACTCAGAGTAACTGCTCTCTCATTTATCTCAATAACTATTGGTCTGTTACTAACAATATACACAACGACATTTTCTTTACTTATCCAGAACATTGGGATACATCATTCTTTGTGGATATTCGGATTTTCGTGTTTTCTCAATACCATACTTTTTGCCTTCATACTACCAGACACAAAAGGTAAAAGTGTGGTagaaattcaagaaattttgaTGGAATACCAAGTACGAAAATAA
- the LOC130895092 gene encoding facilitated trehalose transporter Tret1-like isoform X2: MIRMKSNDANINLLDREITPMEASLLCGIPLYFSSIVGSVLSNLADEIGRKNSLHVLGIAMLISSIGLTLSNHIYSIIIFYTIIQTISSGIWGILPVYITEICEDHNRIKYGCLMSVFTPLGQLYGNVMKLFPSLRTYSLVLAAPLIPCLVCFFFIPESPVYLLLNKKEEECIIVLKMLRSNKTENEIRQDLNEIGRSLLDTRNNKLTESIGLVKLLKRREGRIGLILASLPLYAQYFSGVFVIMPQLAPTFNKPSSKVSADTVTSIVGIIEVITFTITTLIIQKTGRKPLLMVSSMGAGIMVSIIGVYFYLEDHGYPLTDNFHWLPVICVVIYRVFYSFGLGPIPMATMSELFCPQLRVTALSFISITIGLLLTIYTTTFSLLIQNIGIHHSLWIFGFSCFLNTILFAFILPDTKGKSVVEIQEILMEYQVRK; the protein is encoded by the coding sequence ATGATCAGAATGAAATCGAATGATGCAAATATCAACCTTCTTGATAGAGAAATAACTCCTATGGAAGCCTCTCTATTATGTGGTATACCTTTATACTTCTCTTCAATTGTTGGTAGCGTACTTTCGAACTTGGCTGACGAAATAGGTAGAAAAAATAGCTTACACGTTCTGGGTATTGCAATGCTAATCAGTTCTATAGGATTGACTCTCAGCAATCacatatattcaataataatattttataccatCATTCAAACAATATCTTCTGGTATTTGGGGAATTCTGCCAGTATACATAACAGAGATTTGTGAAGATCACAACAGGATCAAGTATGGTTGCCTTATGTCAGTTTTCACACCTTTGGGTCAATTGTATGGTAATGTAATGAAGTTATTTCCCAGTTTGAGAACCTATTCTTTAGTTCTAGCTGCACCGCTAATTCCTTGTCTTGtatgtttcttttttatacCTGAAAGTCCAGTGTACTTATTACTaaataagaaagaagaagagtGTATTATAGTCTTGAAGATGTTACGAAGTAACAAGactgaaaatgaaataagacaAGATTTGAATGAAATTGGACGAAGTTTGCTAGATACAAGAAATAATAAGTTAACAGAAAGTATAGGTCTAGTAAAACTTCTCAAACGGAGAGAGGGTCGAATTGGTTTAATTTTGGCTAGTTTGCCACTTTATGCACAGTATTTTTCTGGTGTTTTTGTTATAATGCCTCAATTAGCACCAACTTTCAATAAACCAAGTTCCAAGGTATCTGCTGATACTGTGACATCAATTGTTGGTATAATTGAAGTTATTACTTTTACTATCACCActttaataatacaaaaaactgGTAGGAAACCTCTGCTGATGGTATCTTCAATGGGAGCTGGTATTATGGTATCAATAATAggagtttatttttatttggaagaTCATGGTTACCCTTTAACGGATAATTTCCATTGGTTACCAGTTATATGCGTTGTGATTTATAgagttttttattcttttggaCTTGGCCCGATACCTATGGCTACAATGAGCGAACTATTTTGTCCGCAACTCAGAGTAACTGCTCTCTCATTTATCTCAATAACTATTGGTCTGTTACTAACAATATACACAACGACATTTTCTTTACTTATCCAGAACATTGGGATACATCATTCTTTGTGGATATTCGGATTTTCGTGTTTTCTCAATACCATACTTTTTGCCTTCATACTACCAGACACAAAAGGTAAAAGTGTGGTagaaattcaagaaattttgaTGGAATACCAAGTACGAAAATAA
- the LOC130895309 gene encoding facilitated trehalose transporter Tret1-like isoform X5 → MSENKVSERCDSEEDLTIGDATEAEKKQKPDTLFLYFVVLSGVIPSFTIGACTGWLSPVMVKLQSNDTSVNPLARPITTFEVSLCFAVPGILSIIGTSILPKIGDIFGRKKSMMCFCIGLFLSIIGLAFSKNITVMILFHTLIGIFLCAYYNLAPIYLTEICENHNRGKFGCLFTFFVPIGELASFIIGPMISYTVFTLLTAIPLIPFSLFLLAPESPVYLLTKGENQHCMKSLKQLRNNKTEEELNSDFNEISKTLILDDKMKEARLVRLFSSKECRLGLILGSLPSLVQIFCGVPIIMSLLAPIFNHSGSNLSGETIAIIVALIKTVSFGFTSFVVEKSGRRKLLIASSLGMGSAISVLGIFFYLNSIKSLLILQFKWVPLVGVLVYIVSYSIGVGTLPLVIIGELFVSELRTSAFAFIMAVSGVLYTIYSASYPLAAEMIGVHWCMGIFGFASFTGGLLIYLYLPETKGRSILEIQNLLKHYN, encoded by the coding sequence GAGTTATACCTTCATTCACAATAGGAGCTTGTACGGGGTGGTTATCACCCGTCATGGTCAAGTTGCAATCAAATGACACAAGTGTGAATCCACTAGCCCGACCAATAACGACATTTGAAGTATCTCTCTGTTTTGCCGTACCAGGAATTCTATCAATTATTGGAACAAGCATATTACCTAAAATAGGCGACATATTTGGAAGAAAGAAAAGTATGATGTGTTTTTgtattggtttatttttatctataataGGTCTAGCATTTAGTAAAAATATCACTGTCATGATTCTTTTTCATACGTTGATTGGAATTTTCCTTTGTGCATATTACAATCTTGCCCCTATATATTTAACAGAGATTTGTGAAAATCACAATAGGGGTAAATTTGGATGTCTCTTTACATTCTTTGTACCGATTGGAGAACTAGCTTCCTTCATAATTGGTCCAATGATTAGTTATACCGTTTTCACGCTTCTGACAGCGATTCCGCTGATACCATTCTCATTATTCCTCTTAGCACCTGAAAGTCCAGTGTATTTGTTAACAAAAGGAGAAAATCAGCATTGTATGAAATCATTGAAACAACTGCGTaataataaaacagaagaagaattaaactcCGATTTCAATGAAATCTCGAAAACATTAATATTAGATGATAAAATGAAAGAAGCTCGTTTGGTTCGACTTTTTAGTTCAAAAGAATGTAGACTAGGACTCATTTTAGGCTCCTTACCATCActtgtacaaattttttgcGGTGTACCCATAATAATGTCATTGCTGGCTCCAATTTTCAATCATTCTGGTTCTAATTTATCCGGTGAAACAATAGCAATCATTGTAGCATTGATAAAAACAGTAAGTTTCGGTTTCACTTCTTTTGTCGTTGAAAAATCTGGCAGAAGAAAGTTACTAATCGCCTCATCTCTTGGAATGGGATCTGCTATTTCAGTTCTGggtatatttttctatttaaactcaataaaatcacttttgatCCTTCAGTTCAAGTGGGTACCACTTGTAGGAGTTTTAGTTTATATCGTTTCTTATTCTATAGGAGTCGGTACATTACCTTTGGTGATTATTGGCGAATTATTTGTTTCTGAATTGAGAACTAGTGCATTTGCTTTTATTATGGCTGTAAGTGGCGTTCTATATACCATTTACTCAGCTTCATATCCGTTGGCGGCTGAAATGATTGGAGTCCATTGGTGTATGGGTATATTTGGATTTGCTAGCTTCACAGGAGGTTTATTAATATACTTATATTTACCTGAAACAAAAGGAAGAAGCATtttggaaatacaaaatttattgaaacattataattaa